One window of Halopseudomonas maritima genomic DNA carries:
- a CDS encoding FecR domain-containing protein, whose translation MHTADPLTFGQSREQLDRAAIREAAQWLVRLNESAHDPQLVAELALWRVRSKQHELAWCRAQQVNDKFGLVPRQRVMSVLTERSELSRRRAIRSLVLLMTVFPTGVAGYQVLPWREWQADYRTRTGQQRALTLNDGSELTLNTDTALDVQFDRHQRLIRLHRGELLIDSGADPLQTPDSQRPLRVLTRHGGVRALGTRFVVRQQREYTLVQVFDGVVEIEPRSGGRRPQIQAGQQLRFGSRSAGLPQPVDPHGADWAAGLLVADRLPLGRFLAELGRYRPGLLRCDESIASLPVSGAFQLSNTDQVLASLPCSLPVKVVYRTRYWVSISVDPLRSPGGYQHAI comes from the coding sequence ATGCATACTGCTGACCCCCTGACATTTGGCCAGTCGCGCGAACAGCTTGATCGCGCGGCAATTCGCGAGGCGGCCCAGTGGTTGGTGCGCCTGAACGAGTCGGCGCATGACCCGCAACTGGTTGCCGAGTTAGCCCTGTGGCGGGTGCGTAGCAAGCAGCACGAGCTGGCTTGGTGTCGCGCCCAGCAGGTCAACGACAAGTTTGGCCTGGTACCGCGGCAGCGGGTTATGTCTGTGCTGACCGAACGCAGCGAACTATCCCGTCGCCGTGCCATCAGGTCTTTGGTGCTGTTGATGACCGTTTTCCCGACCGGTGTTGCCGGCTATCAAGTGTTGCCCTGGCGCGAATGGCAGGCCGACTACAGAACCCGCACCGGGCAGCAGCGCGCCCTGACCCTGAACGACGGCAGCGAGCTGACGCTCAATACCGATACCGCGTTGGACGTGCAGTTTGACCGGCACCAGCGCCTGATTCGCCTGCACCGTGGCGAGCTGCTGATAGACAGCGGCGCCGACCCGTTGCAGACGCCGGACAGCCAGCGCCCTTTGCGGGTACTGACACGCCATGGCGGCGTGCGGGCGTTGGGTACCCGATTTGTGGTGCGGCAGCAACGCGAGTACACGCTGGTGCAGGTGTTCGACGGCGTGGTGGAGATTGAGCCGCGCAGCGGCGGTCGGCGGCCGCAGATCCAGGCTGGTCAGCAGTTGCGCTTTGGCAGCCGCAGCGCTGGCCTGCCGCAGCCGGTCGATCCGCACGGCGCAGATTGGGCAGCGGGCCTGCTGGTCGCTGACAGGCTGCCATTGGGGCGATTCCTGGCGGAGCTTGGCCGCTATCGTCCCGGTTTGCTGCGGTGTGATGAAAGCATAGCCAGCCTGCCGGTCAGCGGTGCTTTCCAGCTGAGCAATACCGATCAGGTGCTCGCGAGCCTGCCTTGCAGCTTGCCGGTCAAGGTGGTTTACCGCACGCGCTACTGGGTGTCGATCAGCGTTGATCCGCTTCGTTCGCCAGGCGGGTATCAGCATGCAATTTGA
- the rimO gene encoding 30S ribosomal protein S12 methylthiotransferase RimO — translation MSAPSNAPKVGFVSLGCPKALVDSERILTQLRTEGYQVVPTYQDADVVVVNTCGFIDTAKAESLDAIGEAIAENGRVIVTGCMGVEENAIRDVHPSVLAVTGPQQYEQVVSAVHEVVPPKQDHNPLIDLVPPQGVKLTPRHYAYLKISEGCNHSCSFCIIPSMRGKLVSRPVGDVLSEAERLAKAGVKEVLVISQDTSAYGVDIKYRTGFWNGRPVKSRMTEMCEALSELGIWVRLHYVYPYPHVDELIPLMAEGKILPYLDIPFQHASPKVLKAMKRPAFEDKTLARIKKWREICPELTIRSTFIVGFPGETEEDFQYLLDWLTEAQLDRVGCFKYSPVEGAPANDLGLEPIPEDVQQARWERFMAHQQAISTARLQQKIGKTIQVIIDEVDEEGPIGRSVADAPEIDGNVYLDTDEALQPGDLVNVVVTDADEYDLWAQLA, via the coding sequence ATGTCCGCCCCGTCCAACGCCCCCAAGGTGGGATTCGTATCCCTTGGGTGCCCAAAAGCACTTGTCGATTCCGAACGCATCCTGACGCAGCTGCGCACCGAAGGCTATCAGGTGGTGCCCACCTACCAGGATGCCGATGTAGTCGTAGTCAATACCTGCGGCTTTATCGACACCGCCAAGGCCGAATCACTTGACGCCATTGGCGAAGCTATCGCCGAGAACGGGCGCGTGATCGTTACCGGCTGCATGGGCGTGGAAGAAAACGCGATTCGCGACGTGCACCCCAGCGTGCTCGCCGTCACCGGGCCACAGCAGTACGAGCAGGTTGTCAGCGCGGTTCACGAGGTCGTTCCGCCCAAGCAGGATCACAACCCGCTGATTGATCTGGTGCCGCCACAGGGCGTCAAACTGACGCCGCGCCACTATGCCTATCTGAAGATTTCCGAGGGCTGCAACCACAGCTGCAGCTTCTGCATCATTCCGTCGATGCGCGGCAAACTGGTCAGCCGCCCTGTCGGTGATGTGCTGAGCGAGGCCGAACGTCTGGCCAAGGCGGGCGTGAAAGAGGTGTTGGTCATCTCCCAGGACACCAGCGCCTACGGTGTGGATATCAAGTACCGCACCGGCTTCTGGAACGGTCGCCCAGTGAAGTCACGCATGACCGAGATGTGTGAGGCGCTGAGCGAACTGGGTATCTGGGTACGCCTGCACTATGTCTACCCCTACCCGCACGTGGATGAGTTGATCCCGCTGATGGCTGAGGGCAAGATCCTGCCGTACCTGGACATCCCCTTCCAGCACGCCAGTCCCAAAGTACTGAAGGCCATGAAGCGCCCGGCCTTTGAAGACAAAACCCTGGCGCGCATCAAGAAATGGCGCGAAATCTGCCCCGAGCTGACCATCCGCTCGACCTTTATCGTTGGCTTCCCGGGTGAAACCGAGGAAGACTTCCAATACCTGCTGGACTGGCTGACCGAAGCCCAGCTCGACCGCGTTGGTTGCTTCAAGTACTCACCGGTTGAGGGCGCTCCCGCCAATGACCTGGGTCTTGAGCCGATTCCGGAAGACGTTCAACAGGCGCGCTGGGAGCGTTTCATGGCCCACCAGCAGGCCATTTCCACGGCGCGCCTGCAGCAGAAGATCGGCAAGACCATCCAGGTCATCATTGATGAAGTCGACGAAGAAGGCCCGATCGGCCGCTCGGTAGCAGATGCCCCCGAGATCGATGGCAACGTCTATCTGGATACCGATGAAGCGCTGCAGCCTGGCGACCTGGTCAACGTGGTCGTCACTGACGCCGACGAGTACGATCTCTGGGCCCAACTGGCCTGA